A part of Desulfofalx alkaliphila DSM 12257 genomic DNA contains:
- a CDS encoding nucleotidyltransferase family protein has translation MIDALVLAGSPNDGPLKSCSGAKYEALIPIGKRAMVEYVVDALTQTPSIDRVLVVGPDELQPLLNPTGIEVISAKNTVMENVLAGFELLADSKKVLVVSSDIPLLTSESIDKFIDLCKKSQADLYFPVVTKETVEKKFPQMERTYVKLKEGTFTGGNVFLVNPQIMPQCYEMGQRFIDLRKSPLKLCGLLGVSFVAKYVTGRLTIKELEKKVSSLLGVTGSAVICPFPEVGVDVDKPSDLSLVMKAMGIDGC, from the coding sequence ATGATAGATGCCCTGGTGTTGGCCGGTAGTCCCAATGACGGACCCCTAAAAAGTTGCAGTGGAGCTAAATATGAAGCCCTAATCCCCATAGGCAAACGGGCAATGGTTGAGTATGTTGTGGATGCACTTACTCAAACACCCAGTATTGACCGGGTGTTGGTGGTTGGTCCCGATGAGCTGCAGCCCCTTTTGAATCCCACGGGTATTGAAGTTATATCTGCCAAAAACACCGTAATGGAAAATGTCTTGGCGGGTTTTGAATTGTTGGCGGATTCAAAAAAGGTACTGGTGGTTAGCTCGGATATACCGTTGTTAACATCAGAATCTATTGATAAATTTATTGACCTGTGTAAAAAAAGCCAGGCGGATTTATATTTTCCGGTGGTTACCAAGGAAACGGTGGAGAAAAAATTTCCCCAAATGGAGAGAACCTATGTAAAGCTTAAAGAGGGTACTTTTACCGGGGGCAATGTTTTTTTGGTTAATCCCCAAATTATGCCCCAATGTTATGAAATGGGGCAGAGGTTTATTGATTTAAGAAAAAGCCCACTGAAATTATGCGGCCTGCTCGGTGTAAGTTTTGTTGCCAAATATGTGACCGGCAGATTGACCATTAAGGAGCTGGAAAAAAAGGTTTCTTCCCTTCTGGGAGTAACGGGCTCGGCTGTTATATGCCCCTTTCCTGAAGTGGGAGTGGATGTTGATAAGCCCAGCGACCTTTCATTGGTAATGAAGGCAATGGGTATAGACGGCTGTTAA
- a CDS encoding YbaB/EbfC family nucleoid-associated protein, producing MSFWDMTKLASQYKEVKRALAQIEVETVSRRGNVQVLINGQQEVLAVRLNPHWLNNAAALEIAGELRETFNRAQQQTKERTRAAVNKITGLDPEALKGVF from the coding sequence TTGAGTTTTTGGGATATGACAAAGCTGGCCTCCCAATATAAGGAGGTGAAACGGGCCTTGGCCCAAATTGAGGTTGAAACTGTATCAAGAAGGGGCAATGTTCAGGTGCTGATAAATGGGCAGCAAGAGGTGCTGGCGGTTAGGCTTAACCCCCATTGGTTAAATAATGCGGCAGCCTTGGAAATTGCAGGGGAGCTAAGGGAAACTTTTAATAGGGCCCAGCAGCAAACAAAGGAAAGAACCAGGGCAGCGGTAAATAAAATCACCGGGCTGGACCCGGAAGCTCTCAAGGGGGTTTTTTAA
- a CDS encoding S8 family peptidase → MEKIIIFKKPVFTRQGPIPELLYLLSRSGANRVQHLSLVNGVVCDLPLGMEKDFINNPDVMAVEDNLQVKLDPVKAESLWPFGPPKGDGQIIPWGVNRIGANRVWAHARGHKVKVAVLDSGIDSEHRDLKANIKGGANIISPNQSPIDDNGHGTHVAGTIGAADNGVGVIGVAPLVSLYSVKIINRNGSGTLADIIKGLDWCVKNRMQVVNLSVGTKGNSVALRRAVEQTAARGVIMVAAAGNDGSGKSVDFPAAFPGVIAVGSIDESDRLSPFSNHGPGLTVVAPGSSVYSTARGGGYERLSGTSMAAPHVTGTIALALQINPRLNLQQITELLKGSSQKLSSLSAEEQGYGLVNAERMLSMVR, encoded by the coding sequence TTGGAAAAAATTATCATATTTAAAAAGCCGGTGTTCACCAGGCAGGGCCCAATTCCTGAACTGCTTTATTTGTTGTCCAGATCGGGTGCCAATAGGGTTCAACATTTGTCACTGGTGAACGGTGTGGTTTGTGACTTGCCTTTGGGTATGGAAAAAGATTTTATTAATAATCCTGACGTGATGGCGGTGGAAGATAATTTACAGGTAAAACTTGACCCCGTAAAGGCCGAAAGTCTATGGCCCTTTGGCCCGCCCAAGGGAGACGGCCAAATTATACCCTGGGGGGTCAACAGGATCGGTGCTAACAGGGTATGGGCCCATGCCCGCGGTCATAAGGTTAAGGTGGCCGTTCTAGACAGTGGTATTGATTCCGAGCATAGGGATTTAAAGGCCAATATTAAAGGTGGGGCAAACATTATCAGTCCAAATCAAAGCCCCATTGACGACAACGGCCACGGCACCCATGTGGCCGGCACCATAGGGGCTGCAGATAACGGTGTCGGGGTGATTGGTGTTGCGCCCCTGGTTAGTTTATATTCGGTAAAAATAATTAATCGCAATGGCAGCGGAACCCTGGCTGATATAATTAAGGGTTTAGACTGGTGTGTCAAAAATAGAATGCAGGTGGTAAACTTAAGTGTGGGAACAAAGGGAAACAGTGTGGCCCTAAGACGGGCGGTGGAGCAAACCGCTGCACGGGGAGTTATAATGGTGGCGGCGGCGGGCAATGACGGATCCGGCAAGTCTGTGGATTTCCCGGCGGCTTTTCCCGGTGTTATTGCGGTGGGTTCAATTGATGAAAGCGACCGCCTATCGCCCTTTTCTAACCATGGCCCTGGCTTGACGGTGGTGGCGCCGGGTTCCTCTGTTTATTCAACGGCCCGGGGCGGGGGTTATGAGCGCTTGAGCGGAACATCCATGGCAGCACCCCATGTTACAGGCACCATAGCTTTGGCCTTACAGATTAATCCAAGACTAAACCTGCAGCAAATTACGGAGCTGCTAAAGGGCAGCAGTCAAAAATTATCTTCCTTATCTGCAGAGGAACAAGGATATGGCTTGGTTAATGCTGAGCGTATGCTGTCAATGGTGCGTTAA
- a CDS encoding 50S ribosomal protein L25/general stress protein Ctc, with amino-acid sequence MEDIKLQVENRVGKGRHARNLLAKKGKIPGVIYGKEMGSMSVAVDALELEKIVNNFGTGRLVNLKFKDAEGESLQVMVKDLQQHPIRREVTHVDFQKINLHDKVKTTTRIRLVGEAEGVKKGGTVQQQLWNVEIECLPTAIPDNITVDVSALDLGESLYVSDLPATGGVEIATDPETLIATVVLPRAAEPEAVAEEGESAEADETEKAAADEGDKENNNKGA; translated from the coding sequence ATGGAAGACATTAAGTTGCAAGTGGAAAATCGCGTGGGCAAAGGGCGCCATGCCCGCAATCTTTTGGCTAAAAAGGGGAAAATACCGGGCGTCATTTACGGTAAAGAAATGGGCAGCATGTCAGTGGCGGTGGATGCCCTGGAGCTGGAGAAGATTGTTAACAATTTTGGCACCGGCAGGCTGGTTAATTTAAAGTTTAAAGATGCGGAAGGGGAAAGTTTGCAGGTGATGGTTAAAGACCTGCAGCAGCATCCCATCCGGCGGGAAGTAACCCACGTGGACTTTCAAAAAATAAACCTCCACGACAAGGTTAAGACCACCACCAGAATTAGGCTGGTGGGTGAAGCGGAGGGGGTAAAAAAGGGCGGAACGGTTCAACAGCAGCTGTGGAATGTTGAAATAGAGTGCCTTCCCACGGCAATTCCCGATAACATCACTGTGGATGTATCGGCCCTGGACTTGGGTGAAAGCCTTTATGTTTCCGATTTACCGGCCACCGGGGGAGTGGAAATAGCCACCGACCCCGAAACATTAATTGCAACGGTGGTGCTACCGCGGGCAGCTGAGCCTGAAGCCGTGGCGGAAGAAGGGGAAAGCGCCGAAGCCGATGAAACTGAAAAGGCGGCCGCCGATGAAGGGGACAAGGAAAACAACAACAAGGGGGCTTAG
- the glmU gene encoding bifunctional UDP-N-acetylglucosamine diphosphorylase/glucosamine-1-phosphate N-acetyltransferase GlmU codes for MRLAAVILAAGKGTRMKSALPKVLHKVGGKPMLGHVLDAVVRAGVQKKVVVAGYGGEEVKSYVGDLAQVVYQEQQLGTAHALLQAKDLFTDFSGHLLVVCGDTPLITSDTLSMLVREHIDNKAAATVLTAFVDDPTGYGRIIRNDYGGLSRIVEQKDASAEELQVKEINTGVYCFALSGLFETLQQIRPANAQGEYYLTDIIEIYNRRNLKVAVCSGADINEVMGVNNRRQLAAVGKVLRDRVLNRLMDEGVTVIDPQSTYVDSTVIIEPDAVLYPGSIIEGSTKIASQAVIGPNTRIVDSTVAQGCQIQYSVVLNSEIGSGCSVGPYAYIRPGTKLGADVKIGDFVEVKNSVVGKKSKIPHLSYIGDAVIGVGVNVGAGTITCNYDGVNKHITEIEDAAFIGSNTNLVAPVKVGSGAVIGAGSTITKDVPQGALGLARGKQVNKEGWARKKGK; via the coding sequence ATGCGGCTTGCGGCAGTAATTCTAGCAGCAGGTAAAGGCACCAGAATGAAATCCGCACTGCCTAAGGTGTTACATAAGGTGGGCGGCAAGCCGATGTTGGGACACGTACTGGATGCTGTTGTTAGGGCCGGAGTGCAAAAAAAGGTTGTGGTTGCGGGCTATGGCGGTGAAGAGGTAAAAAGCTACGTGGGAGATCTTGCCCAGGTGGTGTATCAAGAGCAGCAGCTGGGCACTGCCCATGCTTTACTGCAGGCCAAGGATCTTTTTACCGACTTTTCCGGCCACCTGCTGGTGGTATGCGGAGATACACCCTTAATTACATCCGACACCTTAAGTATGCTTGTAAGAGAGCATATTGATAATAAGGCGGCTGCCACTGTACTTACTGCCTTTGTGGATGACCCCACCGGTTACGGCCGAATAATTAGAAATGATTATGGTGGCCTTAGCCGTATTGTGGAGCAGAAGGATGCCTCGGCAGAGGAGTTGCAGGTTAAAGAAATCAATACGGGGGTATATTGTTTTGCCCTTTCAGGTTTGTTTGAAACCCTGCAGCAGATAAGGCCGGCCAATGCCCAAGGGGAGTACTACCTTACCGATATTATTGAAATTTATAACCGGCGCAATTTAAAGGTGGCTGTGTGTTCCGGCGCCGATATTAACGAGGTGATGGGTGTAAATAACCGTCGCCAATTGGCTGCCGTGGGTAAGGTGCTCCGGGACCGGGTGCTGAACAGGCTAATGGACGAGGGTGTTACGGTAATTGACCCGCAGAGCACCTATGTGGACAGCACTGTTATTATTGAACCCGATGCTGTGCTGTATCCCGGTTCAATAATTGAAGGCAGCACTAAAATAGCAAGCCAAGCGGTAATTGGTCCTAACACACGGATAGTAGACAGCACGGTGGCTCAAGGTTGCCAGATACAGTATTCTGTGGTGCTGAACAGTGAAATTGGTTCCGGTTGTTCGGTGGGCCCATATGCCTATATTCGTCCCGGCACTAAATTGGGTGCCGATGTTAAAATAGGCGACTTTGTTGAAGTTAAAAACTCAGTGGTGGGCAAGAAGAGTAAAATCCCACACCTGTCATATATCGGTGATGCGGTGATCGGGGTGGGAGTTAATGTGGGGGCCGGTACCATCACTTGCAATTATGACGGCGTCAATAAGCACATTACTGAAATTGAAGACGCTGCCTTTATTGGCAGCAATACCAACCTGGTTGCCCCTGTAAAGGTGGGGAGCGGGGCTGTGATTGGTGCAGGCTCAACCATTACCAAAGACGTGCCCCAGGGTGCCCTGGGTCTGGCAAGGGGTAAACAGGTGAATAAGGAAGGTTGGGCCCGGAAAAAGGGTAAATAG
- a CDS encoding PRC-barrel domain-containing protein → MIKSKQLVGMPVISLAEGQQIGRVKELVINPDSKSIAALVIEQRGWFKEQKFIPYGKVHSVGSDAITIDQSSNVQKGSGLPDIVKLTKDKHGVIQAKVVAENGKLLGVVEEFYLDTDKGAIVGLELSGSFIDGLISGRAFLDMAFVQTIGRELLIAGNDAADNLIKVDGGLSETMKTIKDTGSSLWESTLVKTKEVTGSINKKLEQFKKQGKTSDEPCSCGHHHSENITPHDSPGVKDAQSPDDKQQGEADRPSNDRINKSD, encoded by the coding sequence ATGATTAAGAGCAAACAGCTTGTGGGCATGCCGGTTATCAGCTTGGCCGAAGGGCAGCAAATTGGCCGGGTTAAGGAGCTGGTGATAAATCCTGACAGCAAATCCATTGCCGCATTGGTAATTGAACAAAGGGGCTGGTTTAAAGAGCAAAAGTTTATTCCCTACGGCAAGGTGCACAGCGTCGGAAGCGATGCCATTACCATAGACCAAAGCAGCAACGTACAAAAGGGATCAGGGCTGCCGGATATTGTTAAGCTAACCAAAGACAAACACGGGGTAATACAGGCCAAGGTGGTTGCCGAAAACGGCAAATTGCTGGGGGTGGTGGAAGAGTTTTACCTTGATACGGACAAGGGGGCCATTGTGGGCCTAGAGCTGTCCGGCAGTTTCATTGACGGCCTTATCTCCGGCCGGGCCTTTTTAGATATGGCCTTTGTGCAAACCATTGGCCGGGAACTGTTAATTGCCGGCAATGATGCCGCCGACAATCTCATTAAGGTGGACGGCGGCTTGAGCGAAACAATGAAAACCATTAAAGATACCGGCAGCAGTCTTTGGGAAAGCACCCTGGTTAAAACCAAAGAAGTAACGGGCAGTATCAATAAAAAACTGGAACAGTTTAAAAAACAAGGTAAAACAAGTGATGAACCCTGCAGTTGCGGCCATCATCACAGTGAAAATATCACCCCCCATGACAGTCCAGGGGTAAAGGATGCCCAAAGCCCGGATGATAAACAGCAAGGGGAGGCTGACCGGCCAAGTAACGACAGGATAAATAAATCTGACTGA
- a CDS encoding ribose-phosphate diphosphokinase, with translation MSSGNRRLKIFSGNANSKLAQEICQYLGVALGDSQVKRFSDGEVQVKVDESVRGSDVFIIQPTCTPVNENLMELLIMIDAMRRASARRITAVIPYYGYARQDRKARARDPITAKLTANLLYAAGARRVITMDLHAGQIQGFFDIPVDHLPGVPILAEYFMQNQIDDLVVVSPDIGGVTRARDLAERLRVPLAIVDKRRPEPNVAEVTNIIGNIKDKRVIMIDDIIDTAGTITKGAEALSERGAKEIYACCTHPVLSGPAVERLKNSVIKELVITNTIPLTEEKMFDRIKVLSVAPILGEAIIRVHEDLSVSKLFDIM, from the coding sequence ATGTCTTCGGGAAACAGACGACTGAAAATTTTTAGTGGTAATGCCAACAGCAAACTGGCTCAAGAAATATGTCAATATCTTGGTGTGGCTTTGGGTGACTCCCAGGTCAAAAGATTTAGTGACGGGGAAGTACAGGTTAAAGTTGACGAAAGTGTGCGGGGGTCCGATGTTTTTATTATACAGCCCACCTGCACCCCTGTTAATGAAAACCTTATGGAACTGCTCATTATGATTGATGCCATGCGCAGGGCTTCGGCAAGGCGCATTACGGCAGTTATTCCCTACTACGGTTATGCCCGGCAGGACCGCAAGGCCCGGGCCAGGGACCCCATCACCGCCAAGTTAACGGCAAACCTGCTTTATGCAGCGGGAGCCAGACGGGTAATTACCATGGATTTACACGCCGGCCAAATACAGGGCTTTTTTGATATTCCGGTGGATCATTTGCCGGGGGTACCTATTTTGGCTGAGTATTTTATGCAAAATCAAATTGACGACCTGGTGGTTGTTTCCCCGGATATTGGTGGAGTAACACGGGCCCGGGACTTAGCGGAGCGCTTGCGGGTGCCCCTGGCCATTGTTGATAAGCGCCGTCCCGAACCCAATGTGGCAGAGGTAACCAATATTATTGGTAACATTAAAGACAAGCGGGTAATTATGATTGACGACATTATAGACACTGCGGGCACCATTACCAAGGGTGCCGAAGCCCTTTCGGAGCGCGGTGCAAAGGAAATTTACGCCTGCTGTACCCATCCGGTCTTGTCGGGGCCGGCGGTGGAGCGGTTGAAAAACTCTGTAATTAAAGAGTTGGTCATTACCAACACCATTCCCCTTACCGAAGAAAAGATGTTCGACCGCATAAAGGTGCTTTCTGTGGCCCCCATACTAGGGGAGGCAATTATTAGGGTACACGAAGACTTATCTGTGAGCAAATTGTTTGATATAATGTAA
- a CDS encoding L,D-transpeptidase family protein — MSTPGFSASRFLLINTTLKSLHLYIRNQLEKSFPVAVGAVATPTPTGRYKVVTKIYHPGGMLGTRWLGLSVSEGNYGIHGTNDPSSIGREVTNGCIRLHNEHIEELFSLVNIGTPVHITTVTDNYQLPNQGYAQPSPEEELLTQPELPLKEDQGEEYGEEAYGEEALDDYAGPDDFAGDFTNEDQYPDEEVTRYIVQPGDTLWSIARRFGLPVQRVMEYNRLMHPNIIYPGQEIYIPPRNSFRP, encoded by the coding sequence TTGAGTACGCCCGGCTTTAGCGCCTCAAGGTTTTTGCTGATTAATACCACCCTTAAAAGTTTACACCTATATATTAGAAATCAGTTAGAAAAAAGCTTTCCCGTTGCTGTGGGTGCCGTCGCAACACCTACCCCCACAGGCCGGTATAAAGTTGTCACCAAAATTTACCACCCCGGGGGAATGTTGGGTACAAGGTGGCTTGGCCTTTCGGTAAGCGAAGGAAACTACGGTATCCATGGCACCAATGACCCTTCTTCCATAGGCAGGGAGGTGACCAACGGATGTATTCGACTGCATAACGAGCATATAGAAGAGCTCTTTTCCCTGGTTAATATCGGCACCCCGGTACACATCACCACGGTAACCGACAATTATCAGCTGCCTAACCAGGGTTATGCCCAGCCCTCTCCGGAAGAGGAACTTTTGACACAGCCGGAGCTGCCCTTAAAGGAAGACCAAGGGGAGGAGTATGGGGAAGAAGCCTATGGAGAAGAAGCCTTGGATGACTATGCAGGCCCGGACGACTTTGCCGGCGATTTTACAAATGAAGATCAATACCCGGATGAGGAGGTAACCAGGTATATTGTCCAGCCCGGGGATACCCTTTGGTCCATAGCCCGCCGCTTTGGCCTGCCGGTACAGCGGGTAATGGAGTATAACCGTTTAATGCACCCCAACATCATTTACCCCGGCCAAGAAATATATATACCTCCAAGAAACAGTTTCCGGCCATAA
- the spoVG gene encoding septation regulator SpoVG, which produces MHVTDVRVRKILPDGKMKAIVSVTLNDMFVIHNVKVVEGQNGLFVAMPSSKTPDGEYRDIAHPINSQAREIIQSAVLDAYNSAHDQAI; this is translated from the coding sequence ATGCATGTTACTGACGTCCGGGTACGTAAAATTCTTCCCGATGGCAAAATGAAAGCAATCGTATCAGTTACCTTAAACGATATGTTTGTTATTCACAATGTAAAAGTTGTGGAAGGCCAAAACGGGCTATTTGTGGCAATGCCCAGCAGTAAAACCCCAGACGGGGAGTACAGGGACATTGCTCACCCAATTAACTCTCAAGCCAGAGAAATCATTCAATCTGCTGTTTTAGATGCCTATAACTCTGCTCATGATCAAGCAATTTAA
- a CDS encoding heavy-metal-associated domain-containing protein: MTNEVYKVGGLFKREDKEEIETYLSQIDGVKKVEADLEDKTVAVSFDPSVVQSDWIRETLQSLGHDTYSIH; the protein is encoded by the coding sequence TTGACCAATGAAGTATATAAGGTGGGCGGTCTGTTTAAAAGAGAAGACAAAGAAGAAATTGAAACCTATCTTAGCCAAATTGACGGTGTTAAAAAGGTAGAAGCTGATCTTGAGGATAAAACCGTTGCCGTCAGTTTTGATCCCTCGGTGGTGCAATCTGATTGGATACGGGAGACCCTGCAGTCCTTAGGGCATGATACTTATTCTATACATTAA
- a CDS encoding GntR family transcriptional regulator, whose protein sequence is MDKSKTRLLPIKLDNYKPLREIVFETLRDAIISGKLSPGERLMEIQLAEEMGVSRTPVREAIRKLELEGFLVMVPRKGAYVAGISMKDIVDVFEVRAALEALAAGLAAERITDEELDKLERSIVSISEVSDGRDLDQIVERDTGFHEIIYKASRNEKLVQIIINLKEQIQRFRATSLALPGRSKMAVEEHKKIVEALSARDVELASKLARKHIENAENSMLSSIKKLKESEDE, encoded by the coding sequence GTGGATAAATCGAAAACCCGGTTGTTACCGATTAAACTGGATAACTATAAACCCCTTAGGGAAATAGTTTTTGAAACCCTTAGGGATGCTATTATATCCGGCAAGCTGAGTCCCGGCGAACGCCTGATGGAAATACAGCTGGCAGAAGAAATGGGCGTCAGTCGTACTCCGGTGAGGGAGGCCATTAGAAAGCTGGAGCTGGAAGGTTTTTTGGTTATGGTGCCCCGCAAGGGTGCCTATGTTGCCGGCATATCCATGAAGGATATAGTGGATGTTTTTGAGGTGCGTGCCGCCTTGGAGGCTTTGGCCGCCGGACTGGCTGCCGAGCGCATTACCGACGAGGAACTGGATAAACTGGAGCGCTCCATTGTTTCTATTTCAGAGGTTTCTGACGGAAGGGACCTTGACCAAATAGTAGAGCGGGATACCGGTTTCCATGAAATCATATATAAGGCCAGTAGAAACGAAAAGCTGGTACAGATTATTATTAATCTAAAGGAACAAATACAAAGATTTAGGGCCACTTCACTGGCCTTGCCCGGAAGATCAAAAATGGCGGTTGAAGAACATAAAAAAATAGTGGAGGCCTTATCGGCCCGTGATGTGGAACTGGCATCTAAATTGGCCCGTAAGCATATTGAAAATGCTGAAAACAGCATGTTGAGTTCTATTAAAAAACTGAAGGAGTCTGAGGATGAATGA
- a CDS encoding DMT family transporter, with translation MDVRIVALIVAALAGATMAVQGTLNSALGKAVGLWEMTLIVHVIGAAIAAVLVFLFKMGTLDLAKWATAPWYTYLGGALSLLIIYAVARSIPKIGVAPATTAIVFCQILTAGLIDHFGLFGLQRVSFSWYRAVGVVLMAVGAWLILFRSN, from the coding sequence ATGGATGTCAGGATTGTGGCCCTAATAGTGGCAGCCTTGGCCGGGGCAACAATGGCGGTACAGGGAACCTTGAACTCCGCCCTGGGCAAGGCAGTGGGCTTATGGGAAATGACTTTAATAGTGCATGTAATAGGTGCAGCCATAGCCGCCGTGCTGGTATTCTTATTTAAGATGGGTACCCTTGATTTGGCCAAGTGGGCCACCGCTCCTTGGTACACCTACCTGGGCGGGGCATTAAGTTTGTTAATAATATATGCCGTGGCCCGCTCAATACCTAAAATAGGAGTTGCGCCGGCCACCACCGCCATTGTTTTTTGCCAGATACTGACCGCCGGTTTAATTGATCATTTTGGTTTATTTGGCCTGCAGCGGGTATCTTTCAGTTGGTACCGGGCAGTGGGAGTGGTTTTAATGGCAGTGGGTGCCTGGCTGATACTATTTAGAAGTAATTAA
- a CDS encoding YbaB/EbfC family nucleoid-associated protein, with amino-acid sequence MLGNMGQIMNQIQKIQDEIQRMTVEVTSSDGAVMVVMNGKQEVVSVVLNQQAIRNLEVSQLENSMVEVLNNAMAQSRAAVKDKLSQVTGLNINGLMNMFT; translated from the coding sequence ATGTTAGGAAACATGGGTCAAATTATGAATCAAATACAAAAAATTCAAGATGAAATCCAAAGAATGACAGTTGAAGTAACATCTTCCGACGGAGCTGTTATGGTTGTTATGAACGGTAAGCAAGAGGTGGTGTCTGTGGTATTAAATCAACAGGCCATCAGAAATTTAGAGGTTAGTCAACTGGAAAACAGTATGGTGGAGGTGCTAAACAATGCCATGGCCCAATCAAGGGCAGCGGTAAAGGATAAGTTATCCCAAGTCACGGGGCTGAATATTAACGGTTTAATGAATATGTTTACTTAA
- the ispE gene encoding 4-(cytidine 5'-diphospho)-2-C-methyl-D-erythritol kinase: MEVIRAKACAKINLTLKVLGKRNDGYHQVEMIMQSLKLHDEMVFYPGGAGIELAVEGAVPPGEDNIVYQAARLLMQYSGRQRGASITLKKNIPVAAGLAGGSADAAATLLALNKLWDLKLTDKELFMLAAKLGSDIPFCLMGGTALAGGRGEELTKLSPAPEMGVVLVKPPFGVSTAQIYGEYDASKAAEDFGAVTESMINAINKRDVYAIARHLTNDLEQVTLKKYPLLKEIKERLIRAGALGVLMSGSGPTIYGLTADLESARGVANNIKHLDAELIVTTTA; encoded by the coding sequence ATGGAAGTTATAAGGGCAAAGGCCTGTGCAAAAATAAATCTTACCTTAAAGGTGTTAGGAAAAAGGAATGACGGTTATCATCAGGTGGAAATGATCATGCAATCATTAAAATTGCATGACGAGATGGTCTTTTATCCCGGTGGTGCCGGTATAGAATTGGCTGTGGAAGGGGCTGTTCCCCCGGGGGAAGATAATATTGTATATCAGGCCGCCCGGCTCTTAATGCAGTATAGCGGCCGGCAAAGGGGAGCCTCTATTACCTTGAAAAAAAATATACCGGTGGCAGCCGGCCTGGCGGGGGGATCCGCCGACGCGGCAGCCACCCTTTTGGCATTAAACAAATTGTGGGATTTAAAACTTACCGATAAAGAGTTGTTTATGTTAGCGGCAAAGCTGGGTTCTGACATTCCCTTTTGTTTAATGGGGGGTACCGCCTTGGCCGGGGGACGGGGAGAAGAACTGACCAAGCTTTCCCCGGCACCGGAAATGGGAGTGGTGTTGGTAAAGCCCCCCTTTGGTGTATCAACCGCCCAAATATACGGGGAATATGATGCGTCAAAGGCCGCAGAGGATTTCGGTGCCGTAACGGAGTCAATGATAAATGCCATTAATAAGCGGGATGTTTATGCAATCGCAAGACATTTAACCAATGACTTAGAGCAGGTAACGCTAAAGAAATACCCGCTTTTGAAGGAAATAAAAGAAAGGCTGATAAGGGCAGGTGCCTTAGGGGTATTAATGTCGGGCAGTGGCCCTACCATTTATGGTTTAACCGCTGACCTAGAAAGCGCCCGTGGGGTGGCAAACAATATTAAGCACTTAGACGCTGAGCTTATTGTAACCACCACCGCTTAA
- the pth gene encoding aminoacyl-tRNA hydrolase yields MKMIVGLGNPGSNYSQTRHNVGFMAVDLLAKKLGTEVSKNKYKALIAETKIDKQRVLLVKPQTYMNLSGEAVGSLARWYKIAAQDVVVIYDDMDLTLGRLRIRPQGGPGGHNGMKSIIAHLGTNNFPRIRIGIGRPAVDAVNYVLGKFSTEEWDQMEKTLALAAEAAEALVMHGINTAMNKYNG; encoded by the coding sequence ATGAAAATGATAGTGGGGCTGGGAAACCCGGGTTCTAACTATTCCCAAACCCGCCATAATGTGGGCTTTATGGCGGTGGACTTGCTGGCAAAAAAACTGGGGACAGAAGTAAGTAAAAATAAGTATAAGGCATTAATTGCTGAAACAAAAATAGATAAGCAAAGGGTATTATTGGTGAAGCCGCAGACCTATATGAACTTAAGCGGGGAGGCGGTGGGCTCCCTGGCCCGCTGGTACAAGATAGCTGCCCAGGATGTGGTGGTGATTTATGATGATATGGATTTAACCTTGGGCAGACTGCGCATCAGGCCCCAGGGCGGTCCCGGCGGCCACAACGGCATGAAATCTATTATTGCCCACTTGGGCACCAATAACTTTCCCCGCATTCGTATTGGCATCGGTCGTCCCGCCGTGGATGCCGTCAATTATGTGCTGGGCAAATTCTCTACCGAAGAATGGGACCAAATGGAAAAAACACTTGCCTTGGCGGCGGAGGCGGCAGAGGCCTTGGTGATGCATGGTATTAATACCGCCATGAACAAATATAATGGTTAA